A section of the Ranitomeya imitator isolate aRanImi1 chromosome 7, aRanImi1.pri, whole genome shotgun sequence genome encodes:
- the PAQR4 gene encoding progestin and adipoQ receptor family member 4, giving the protein MAFLSGPRLLDWAGSPPHLQFNKFVLTGYRPVASGAECVRSLFYLHNELGNIYTHGIPLLGFLFLLPLQIPWRQLSVPWLGVVHYLACVSPQMGSVLYHLFMNHHGGAPVYHKLLTLDMCGICLVNTLGALPIIYCTLLCHPYTRSLALLAYTGLSSYVIFCAVSAHSNISRLCSFAWQAAFRFFFFYLRWAGLGSGHPSSLRCYLLMDSLALLGGIINVSRLPERLQPGKFDYWCNSHQIMHVLVVISILYLHWGVSSDLTWISSYPCLLE; this is encoded by the exons ATGGCGTTCCTGAGCGGCCCCCGGCTGCTGGACTGGGCCGGATCTCCCCCTCACCTGCAGTTTAATAAGTTTGTACTGACGGGCTACCGGCCTGTGGCCAGCGGAGCGGAGTGTGTGCGGAGCCTCTTCTACCTGCACAACGAGCTGGGCAACATCTACACACACG GGATCCCGCTTCTCGGATTCTTGTTCTTACTCCCTTTGCAAATCCCTTGGcgacagctgtctgtcccctggctGGGTGTGGTCCATTATCTGGCCTGTGTCAGCCCCCAGATGGGCAGTGTACTGTACCATCTCTTCATGAACCACCATGGCGGAGCACCTGTGTACCACAAGCTCCTCACTCTTGACATGTGCGGCATCTGCCTTGTCAACACTTTGG GTGCCCTGCCCATCATCTACTGCACTCTGCTCTGCCACCCCTACACGCGGAGTCTAGCCCTCCTGGCATACACCGGTTTATCTAGCTATGTGATCTTCTGtgcggtcagcgctcacagcaacaTTAGCCGTCTCTGCTCGTTCGCCTGGCAAGCTGCCTTCCGCTTCTTCTTCTTCTATCTCCGCTGGGCTGGATTGGGCTCTGGCCATCCATCTTCACTACGCTGCTACCTCCTTATGGATAGCCTGGCTCTACTTGGAGGCATAATTAACGTTTCCAGACTTCCTGAACGTTTACAGCCTGGAAAATTTGACTATTGGTGCAACAGTCATCAAATTATGCACGTCCTGGTAGTGATCAGTATCTTATATTTGCACTGGGGTGTATCCTCCGACCTCACCTGGATTAGCAGTTACCCATGTCTGCTGGAGTAA
- the LOC138646245 gene encoding splicing factor 3A subunit 2-like — protein sequence MVRPLAGTDIIGERPPAPTDITGERPPAPTDIDRERPPARTDITGERPPAPTDIIGERPPAPTDITGERPPAPTDIIRERPPARTDIDRERPPAPTDIIGERPPAPTDIIRERPPARTDIDRERPPAPTDIIGERPPAPTDIIRERPPAPTDIIRDRPPAPTDIIRERPPAPTDIIRERPPARTDIDRERPPARTDIDRERPPAPTDIIGERPPAPTDIIGERPPAPTDIIGERPPAPTDIIRERPPAPTDIIRERPPAPTDITRERPPAPTDITRERPPARTDIDRERPPAPTDIIRERPPAPTDITRERPPARTDIDRERPPAPTDIIGERPPAPTDIIRERPPAPTDIIRERPPAPTDITWERPPSPTDIIGERPPAPGIIRERPPAPGIIRERPPAPTDIIRERPPAPTDIIGERPPAPGIIGERPPAPTDIIGERPPAPGIIGERPPARTDIDRERPPWRVGDRPRQQDVAVCLLTWAEGLRSG from the coding sequence ATGGTGAGACCCCTGGCCGGTACCGACATCATCGGGGAGAGACCCCCGGCCCCTACCGACATCACCGGGGAGAGACCCCCGGCCCCTACCGACATAGACAGGGAGAGACCCCCGGCCCGTACCGACATCACCGGGGAGAGACCCCCGGCCCCTACCGACATCATCGGGGAGAGACCCCCGGCCCCTACCGACATCACCGGGGAGAGACCCCCGGCCCCTACCGACATCATCAGGGAGAGACCCCCGGCCCGTACCGACATAGACAGGGAGAGACCCCCGGCCCCTACCGATATCATCGGGGAGAGACCCCCGGCCCCTACCGACATCATCAGGGAGAGACCCCCGGCCCGTACCGACATAGACAGGGAGAGACCCCCGGCCCCTACCGATATCATCGGGGAGAGACCCCCGGCCCCTACCGACATCATCAGGGAGAGACCCCCGGCCCCTACCGACATCATCAGGGACAGACCCCCGGCCCCTACCGACATCATCAGGGAGAGACCCCCGGCCCCTACCGACATCATCAGGGAGAGACCCCCGGCCCGTACCGACATAGACAGGGAGAGACCCCCGGCCCGTACCGACATAGACAGGGAGAGACCCCCGGCCCCTACCGATATCATCGGGGAGAGACCCCCGGCCCCTACCGATATCATCGGGGAGAGACCCCCGGCCCCTACCGATATCATCGGGGAGAGACCCCCGGCCCCTACCGACATCATCAGGGAGAGACCCCCGGCCCCTACCGACATCATCAGGGAGAGACCCCCGGCCCCTACCGACATCACCAGGGAGAGACCCCCGGCCCCTACCGACATCACCAGGGAGAGACCCCCGGCCCGTACCGACATAGACAGGGAGAGACCCCCGGCCCCTACCGACATCATCAGGGAGAGACCCCCGGCCCCTACCGACATCACCAGGGAGAGACCCCCGGCCCGTACCGACATAGACAGGGAGAGACCCCCGGCCCCTACCGATATCATCGGGGAGAGACCCCCGGCCCCTACCGACATCATCAGGGAGAGACCCCCGGCCCCTACCGACATCATCAGGGAGAGACCCCCGGCCCCTACCGACATCACCTGGGAGAGACCCCCGTCCCCTACCGATATCATCGGGGAGAGACCCCCGGCCCCTGGCATCATCAGGGAGAGACCCCCGGCCCCTGGCATCATCAGGGAGAGACCCCCGGCCCCTACCGATATCATCAGGGAGAGACCCCCGGCCCCTACCGACATCATCGGGGAGAGACCCCCGGCCCCTGGCATCATCGGGGAGAGACCCCCGGCCCCTACCGATATCATCGGGGAGAGACCCCCGGCCCCTGGCATCATCGGGGAGAGACCCCCGGCCCGTACCGACATAGACAGGGAGAGACCCCCCTGGAGAGTTGGTGACAGACCCCGCCAGCAGGATGTGGCGGTGTGCCTCCTGACATGGGCAGAGGGTCTACGTTCCGGCTGA